Genomic window (Arcobacter aquimarinus):
AAATATTGGTTCTTCAGCTCTTGCTTCAAATGTTGAAGGTGAAATAGAAAAAGTAAATGTATGTTTAAAATATGGTGCTGATACTATCATGGATTTAAGTACAGGTGGTGACTTAGATATGATTAGAACAGCTGTAATTGAGCACTCAACAGTTCCAATTGGGACAGTTCCAATTTATCAAATTTTACACGATGTAAAAGATAAAATTGAAGATTTATCAATTGATGTTATGCTAAAAGTTATTGAAAAACAAGCTCAACAAGGTGTTTCTTACTTTACAATTCATGCAGGATTCTTGCTTGAGTTTATGCCTCATGTTGCTAAAAGAAAAATGGGTATCGTTTCAAGAGGTGGTTCTTTAATGGCTGCTTGGATGATGCATTATCACAGAGAAAACCCATTTTATGAAGCATTTGATGAAATTTTAGATATTTGTGCAAAATATGATGTTTCTTTATCTTTAGGAGATTCATTAAGACCTGGATGTTTAGCTGATGCATCTGATGAAGCACAATTAAGAGAATTAAAAGTTCTTGGAGAATTAACTCTAAGAGCTTGGGAGAAAAATGTTCAAGTTATGATTGAAGGTCCAGGTCACGTTCCTTTAAATCAAATTGAAAGAAATATGAAACTTGAAAAAGAGTATTGTCATGAAGCACCGTTCTATATTTTAGGACCATTAACTACTGATATAGCTGCAGGTTATGATCATATTTCATCTGCAATTGGTGCAGCTGTTGGTGGATGGCATGGTGCATCTATGTTATGTTATGTAACTCCAAAAGAGCACTTAGGTTTACCAAATGCAGAAGATGTTAGAAATGGAATTATTGCATATAAAATTGCTGCTCATAGTGCTGATATTGCAAGAGGTAGAAAAGGTGCAAGAGATATTGATGATGAAATGAGTGATGCTAGATATGCATTTAACTGGAATAAACAATTTGAACTTTGTTTAGACCCAGATAGAGCTAGAGAATACCACGATGAAACTCTACCTCAAGATGTATTTAAAGAAGCAGAATTCTGCTCAATGTGTGGACCAAAATTTTGTTCATATAAAATTACACAAAAAATCGTAAAAGAACATGGTCAAGCGATGGTAGATATAGCTGGTTAATTAAGATAAAAATTATCCTATTTAAAATATAATACAGTGATTAAAAAAATATAAAGGAATTTTTATATGTCAAATGTAGAAAATATTAAAAAAGAGTTAGAAAATATTAAATATCCAGGTTTTGCAAAATCTATTGTTGATTTTGGCTTTGTTAAAGATATTCAAGTGAATGGAACAAATTGTTCTATTCTTCTTGATATAACTTCAACAGCTCCAGAAGTTGAAGCACAATTGAGAAAAGAAATTACATCATGTATGAATAATCTTGGATTAAACGTAACTTTGAATTTTAATAAACCTCAGGAAATTAAACAAGCAAGTAATAGTGTAAGTGGTAAAAATATTGCTCCACAAATCAAAAAAATTGTGATGGTTAGTTCTGGAAAAGGTGGAGTTGGAAAATCGACTACAACTGTTAATTTAGCAGTTGCTTCTGCAATGCAAGGTAAAAAAGTTGGTATTTTAGACGCTGATATTTATGGACCAAACATTCCTAGAATGATGGGTTTAAATGGAAAAGAAGTTGAAGTAGTTGGAGATAAAGCAAAACCATTAAATGCTTATGGTGTTGATGTTATGTCTATGGGAATGCTTATGGAAGAAGGTCAAGCTCTTATTTGGAGAGGTGCTATGATTATGAAAGCAATTCAACAACTTTTAAGAGATATTTTATGGGAAGAGTTAGATATTTTATTTATTGATATGCCTCCAGGAACTGGTGATGCTCAATTAACTTTAGCTCAAAGTGTACCTGTAAGTGCTGGTATCAATGTTACAACTCCTCAGCATGTTGCTTTAGATGATTCAAGAAGATCTTTAGATATGTTTAAAAAACTTCATATTCCAGTTGCTGGAATTGTTGAAAATATGAGTGGATTTATTTGTCCTTCATGTAATACTGAATCTGATATTTTTGGAATGGGTACTTGTGAAGCATTAGCAACTCAATACAATACTCAAGTATTAGGAAATCTTCCTATTGAACCTGCTATTAGAGAAGGTGGAGATAGTGGAAAACCTATCGTTTATTTCAATCCTGAATCTGTATCTGCGAAAAGATATATGATAGCAGCTGATAAATTAATTCAATTTTTAGCAAATGTTGATGACAATATTGATAATTCAGCAATTCAACCAATTATGCCAGCAGGTGTAAGTGCTTGTTCAACAGAAGGACAAAAAATAAAAGCAGAGCATGAAAAAGCTCAAAAAAGTTCTGGAAGTTGTGGAACAGGATGTGGTTGCCACTAAGAAACAGATAAAAAGAGATTAAAAACTCTTTTTATCCACATTTATAATATTCTTGATAAAGCTCTTCGATTTTCTCTTTTACAAGTTTTTCGTGCCAATTGTGTCTTTTTGCAAATATTTTTATTTCAAATTCTCTTTGTTCACTAGAACAGAAAAAATACAGTTTTTTAATAAAAGGTTTTGGAACAGAGATTACAATTTTCTGAAAAAAACTCTCTTTGCATTCATTAGAACAAAAAACTTTTGATATAGGTATCTTTTTAGAGCAGTATTGACAATTCGTCATAGTAACTCCTTTTTTTAAAATTTACATTATAACAATGCTTGATTAAATGCAACTTAGTTGCAATGTATTTATGTATATTCAAGAATCTTTTCTGCTATTTTTCTCTGCTATTCCTGAAATACCAAATCTTCTTGCTAATTCTTGTTTAATCCTATCAGGATTTATGTTTTTAGAAGCAAGAGCAACTAACATGTGGTATGTAACATCAGCAGCTTCATAAATTATTTCTTCTTCATTATTGTCTTTAATTGCAAAAGTAAATTCTCCAGATTCTTCTACTATTTTTTTTAGCATAGAATTTTCTTTTCCTTGAAGAAGTTTTGCTGTATATGATTTCGTTGGGTCATCATTTTTTTTCTTTTGTATAGTGTGATATAAAGTATCAATAACTCCATAAGCTGCACTAGTATTAACTTCTATTTCACTTATAGTTTCATTAGTTGTTAGATTTGTAAAAAAACAAGACTTTCTTCCTGTATGACATGCAACACCCTTTTGATTTACTT
Coding sequences:
- the thiC gene encoding phosphomethylpyrimidine synthase ThiC is translated as MRNWLDNHKNDKVRTQMYYAKQGIITPDMEYVAKVEKLEPELVRSEIARGRLIIPANVNHKHLVPMSIGIASSCKINANIGSSALASNVEGEIEKVNVCLKYGADTIMDLSTGGDLDMIRTAVIEHSTVPIGTVPIYQILHDVKDKIEDLSIDVMLKVIEKQAQQGVSYFTIHAGFLLEFMPHVAKRKMGIVSRGGSLMAAWMMHYHRENPFYEAFDEILDICAKYDVSLSLGDSLRPGCLADASDEAQLRELKVLGELTLRAWEKNVQVMIEGPGHVPLNQIERNMKLEKEYCHEAPFYILGPLTTDIAAGYDHISSAIGAAVGGWHGASMLCYVTPKEHLGLPNAEDVRNGIIAYKIAAHSADIARGRKGARDIDDEMSDARYAFNWNKQFELCLDPDRAREYHDETLPQDVFKEAEFCSMCGPKFCSYKITQKIVKEHGQAMVDIAG
- a CDS encoding DUF2116 family Zn-ribbon domain-containing protein, with translation MTNCQYCSKKIPISKVFCSNECKESFFQKIVISVPKPFIKKLYFFCSSEQREFEIKIFAKRHNWHEKLVKEKIEELYQEYYKCG
- a CDS encoding Mrp/NBP35 family ATP-binding protein, which encodes MSNVENIKKELENIKYPGFAKSIVDFGFVKDIQVNGTNCSILLDITSTAPEVEAQLRKEITSCMNNLGLNVTLNFNKPQEIKQASNSVSGKNIAPQIKKIVMVSSGKGGVGKSTTTVNLAVASAMQGKKVGILDADIYGPNIPRMMGLNGKEVEVVGDKAKPLNAYGVDVMSMGMLMEEGQALIWRGAMIMKAIQQLLRDILWEELDILFIDMPPGTGDAQLTLAQSVPVSAGINVTTPQHVALDDSRRSLDMFKKLHIPVAGIVENMSGFICPSCNTESDIFGMGTCEALATQYNTQVLGNLPIEPAIREGGDSGKPIVYFNPESVSAKRYMIAADKLIQFLANVDDNIDNSAIQPIMPAGVSACSTEGQKIKAEHEKAQKSSGSCGTGCGCH
- the hisIE gene encoding bifunctional phosphoribosyl-AMP cyclohydrolase/phosphoribosyl-ATP diphosphatase HisIE translates to MEQLNKIDWVKMNDLIPVITQDATTNEVLMLAYMNKEALELSINTNYAHYFSRSKQRIWKKGESSNHLQEIVEILLDCDNDTILLKVNQKGVACHTGRKSCFFTNLTTNETISEIEVNTSAAYGVIDTLYHTIQKKKNDDPTKSYTAKLLQGKENSMLKKIVEESGEFTFAIKDNNEEEIIYEAADVTYHMLVALASKNINPDRIKQELARRFGISGIAEKNSRKDS